A single region of the Triticum dicoccoides isolate Atlit2015 ecotype Zavitan chromosome 2B, WEW_v2.0, whole genome shotgun sequence genome encodes:
- the LOC119367351 gene encoding UPF0481 protein At3g47200-like — protein sequence MDKYKGRVDEAPSIGSSSWVVEMEATIRDIDPEVEMARWKRHSIYQVPERIKNLHNSKAYRPELVSLGPFHHGEPDLLPMEEHKRRAVVHLVKRSGRPLRDFVAAVAEVTQQLQEAYKDLAGQWRGAENRQRFAELMVTDGCFLVEAMRMDALGGKVDDDYAPNDPVFSQYGYLYMWRYIQSDMVIMENQLPLLLLHRLLVVLDHDRYQDAREITKLVLDSLCPWRRHVVETNPVGLHPLDILHQSLTHDDHQDRKGLKAYVMPSAIEIYEAGINFKVSETDSLLDVHFEQGVLSIPAVRVDECTEKRFLNLMAFERLHPAAGNAVTAYVIFMDNMISSAKDVALLRCTNIIESGLGSDEEVAKLLNNTLNKGGVMSPSSRLHDVQRQVNAHSMKSWNRWRANFIQTYLRNP from the exons ATGGACAAGTACAAGGGAAGGGTAGATGAGGCGCCGTCGATCGGCTCCAGCAGCTGGGTGGTGGAGATGGAGGCGACGATCCGCGACATCGACCCGGAGGTGGAGATGGCGCGGTGGAAGCGCCACTCCATCTACCAGGTGCCGGAGCGGATCAAGAACCTGCACAACAGCAAGGCGTACCGGCCGGAGCTGGTGTCGCTGGGGCCCTTCCACCACGGCGAGCCCGACCTGCTccccatggaggagcacaagcgccGGGCGGTGGTGCACCTGGTCAAGCGCTCCGGGAGGCCGCTGCGGGACTTCGTCGCGGCCGTGGCGGAGGTGACGCAGCAGCTGCAGGAGGCGTACAAGGACCTCGCCGGCCAGTGGCGCGGCGCGGAGAACAGGCAGCGGTTCGCGGAGCTCATGGTCACCGACGGCTGCTTTCTGGTGGAGGCCATGAGGATGGACGCGCTGGGTGGCAAGGTGGACGATGATTACGCGCCCAACGACCCCGTCTTTAGCCAGTATGGCTATCTTTACATGTGGCGGTATATCCAGTCTGACATGGTCATCATGGAGAACCAGCTGCCTCTGCTTCTTCTCCACAGGCTACTAGTCGTTCTGGATCATGACAGATATCAG GACGCCCGAGAGATCACCAAGTTGGTTCTTGATTCCCTGTGTCCGTGGCGTCGACACGTGGTTGAAACTAACCCAGTGGGGCTACACCCCCTCGACATCTTACACCAAAGTCTTACCCATGATGACCACCAAGACCGGAAAGGTTTGAAGGCGTATGTCATGCCCTCCGCAATTGAGATCTACGAAGCAGGAATAAATTTCAAGGTGAGCGAGACTGACAGCCTCCTCGACGTGCACTTCGAACAAGGAGTGCTAAGCATCCCGGCAGTTAGGGTCGACGAATGCACCGAGAAGAGGTTCCTTAATCTGATGGCATTCGAACGGCTCCACCCTGCTGCTGGCAATGCTGTGACGGCCTACGTGATCTTCATGGACAACATGATTAGCTCGGCCAAGGATGTAGCCCTGCTCAGATGTACGAATATTATCGAGAGTGGGTTGGGCAGCGATGAAGAGGTAGCTAAACTCCTCAACAACACGCTAAACAAGGGAGGAGTGATGAGCCCATCTAGCAGGCTCCATGATGTGCAGAGGCAGGTGAATGCCCACTCCATGAAGAGCTGGAATAGGTGGCGGGCTAACTTCATACAAACCTACTTGAGAAATCCTTGA